In a genomic window of Kluyveromyces marxianus DMKU3-1042 DNA, complete genome, chromosome 7:
- the PET20 gene encoding Pet20p (mitochondrial) has protein sequence MNECNNAEASDSKSAMKDINDTNEINTTKAVTKKLPRDYSWLPRVPTTDHVLREQFNSDMLYSGYRPIVIGDKNAKEDKLMQFAMKLEKLSEPVPWVSSATGQEFFSEWDNVPSDVIKDLKPFHPPSVEETNHLKDKEAKEKLQRQILLNEQDKLINRKRGRKKPIIRLLDLKRKFDKND, from the coding sequence ATGAATGAATGTAACAATGCTGAAGCTTCAGATTCTAAATCAGCGATGAAAGATATTAATGATACCAATGAGATAAATACTACAAAAGCAGTAACAAAAAAACTTCCAAGAGATTATTCATGGCTTCCAAGAGTTCCTACAACTGATCATGTATTGAGAGAGCAGTTTAACTCGGATATGCTATATTCAGGATATAGACCTATAGTTATAGGGGATAAAAATGCCAAAGAAGATAAATTAATGCAATTTGCTATGAAACTTGAGAAACTCAGCGAGCCAGTACCCTGGGTTTCTAGTGCTACTGGACAAGAATTCTTCAGTGAGTGGGATAATGTTCCATCCGATGTCataaaagatttgaaaCCATTTCATCCCCCAAGTGTTGAAGAGACAAATCACCTTAAGGATAAGGAAGCGAAGGAAAAATTACAAAGGcaaattcttttgaatgaacAGGATAAACTGATAAACCGCAAGAGAGGTAGAAAAAAGCCTATAATTAGACTTCTAGATTTAAAGCGCAAGTTTGATAAAAATGACTGA
- the MGL2 gene encoding putative carboxylic ester hydrolase, translated as MGLSDIYSLLPWVQTVQQHEPIEPLTFIDNKYDTHVTIKTLIDKYIPEFQHGSTSLIPPFLCSGHMQTIFSSMFTFENKHQVYYKRWILNYPDGGEGALDICVPKLSFKKSSYVPINQTKQLLERYTYFTPDEQFESTDSKPMLIVLHGLTGGSNESYVRSLVDTICNNYGFEACVLNSRGCCQSSITTPSLYCGLWTDDIRHCVKELRSRFPNRKFFLLGVSLGASMVANYLGQEGDNSDISLGVVLGNPWDLAESSYHLERNIIGKYAYSPALAKNLVKLTSSHLDVLKKNPEMAKLYTDHLNSVKTVEQFDNYFTSRMFGFNTSFEYYRHGTSSNRLYNMRTPLLILNALDDPIVGSESLPYREVQCNPFIMMITTTRGGHIGWFDVNLERWYVKPVCELLHKFYTDICMQNLIPDIQSVSLPKKNSFKVDRIVI; from the coding sequence ATGGGTTTATCGGATATTTACTCTTTGCTACCTTGGGTTCAAACCGTTCAACAGCATGAACCAATAGAGCCTTTAACGTTCATTGATAATAAATATGATACACATGTCACAATAAAAACATTGATTGATAAATATATTCCAGAGTTCCAGCATGGCAGTACGTCATTAATACCACCATTTTTATGTAGTGGGCACATGCAGACGATTTTTAGTTCTATGTTCACATTCGAAAATAAACATCAAGTTTACTACAAGAGATGGATTTTAAACTATCCTGATGGTGGTGAAGGGGCACTAGATATTTGTGTGCCGAAAttatctttcaaaaaatcGAGCTATGTACCAATCAATCAAACCAAACAACTACTTGAACGGTATACTTACTTCACTCCTGATGAACAGTTCGAATCCACTGATTCGAAACCAATGCTCATTGTTTTGCATGGCTTGACGGGCGGGTCGAATGAGAGTTACGTTAGATCTCTTGTAGATACTATCTGCAACAATTACGGTTTCGAGGCTTGCGTTTTAAATAGCCGTGGGTGCTGTCAGTCTAGTATCACTACGCCATCCTTATACTGTGGTCTATGGACAGATGACATTAGGCATTGTGTGAAAGAACTTCGCTCACGATTTCCAAATAGAAAGTTCTTTTTACTGGGTGTATCATTAGGTGCCAGTATGGTCGCTAATTACTTGGGTCAAGAGGGCGATAATTCAGACATATCATTGGGTGTTGTTTTAGGTAACCCATGGGATTTGGCAGAATCATCATATCACCTcgaaagaaatattattgGGAAGTATGCTTATAGCCCAGCCTTGGCAAAGAACCTTGTTAAACTAACTTCATCGCATTTGGATGTTcttaaaaaaaacccaGAAATGGCTAAATTGTACACTGATCATCTAAATAGTGTGAAAACTGTAGAACAATTTGACAACTATTTTACTTCAAGAATGTTCGGATTCAACACTTCTTTTGAGTACTACAGACATGGTACCAGCTCTAATAGACTATACAACATGAGAACACCATTACTAATTCTAAATGCTTTAGATGATCCTATCGTGGGAAGCGAATCACTTCCATATAGAGAAGTGCAGTGTAACCCTTTTATCATGATGATAACTACTACAAGAGGGGGTCATATAGGTTGGTTTGACGTTAATCTTGAAAGATGGTACGTTAAGCCCGTTTGTGAATTATTGCATAAGTTCTATACCGATATCTGCATGCAAAATCTAATACCAGATATACaatctgtttctttgccaaaaaagaattctttcAAGGTTGATAGAATTGTAATTTGA
- the AIM44 gene encoding Aim44p — protein sequence MIRTPTRTKTKSYNGSQADFRFPYEENQHLRKISEHALNNHHLLNEQLNKCSEDDTHSLHFSDYTTSNSNSGNSSNGYYSFANISDNTTNPERLSATRNSKGALNSNRYSYISSSGSSVQYPGTLAPERTPKICSSSNSPKFGKPSEGNFDMQCIPETFSAVTSSFTLPTADNISFQISSNSDSENNSPNNHVPLLQRTVSDIKLNSKKSLVKRSTSLSSQRSQLKRSNAIRCKGGMLEYFTKAGLKLKRYLKKLYFTVKRRLFSYKHRRLSKSDKKKTTSHLMRSNGYLANIKRSQTIRSLASHLESNHLPVTTPTKFQNINNDDLKTPGATHHSLRRTPSSIKRAASILVTNNSITDSKNKHDVARNYSNKLVRSQPSLNLNMAVRQPSIVVKNKVIPLSRFDNKSYCIREEDEEEEEDAEDEYIIDTNKMQSLCSDMDSITSSLHDESIFQDALSYSSSAESLPESVKVTNARKAWDSYLRAVISQRIQMRLQIAKFQASQDNDVYKELLEAITTDYESDAIFSNEESHTEEESISKSEYDSGSDIESLHPLSPAPESIKSTPLIIPQSFCDSFTSLSNFQSSVQTSVRRTLTLPVGITI from the coding sequence ATGATCAGAACCCCTACTAGaactaaaacaaaatcCTACAATGGATCACAAGCTGATTTTAGATTTCCTTATGAGGAGAATCAGCATTTGAGAAAGATTTCTGAGCATGCTTTGAATAATCACCACTTGCTTAATGAACAATTGAACAAATGTTCAGAAGACGACACACATTCCCTTCACTTCTCTGATTATACTACTAGCAACTCCAACTCTGGAAACTCTTCGAATGGGTACTACTCCTTTGCAAACATATCAGATAATACTACAAATCCCGAGCGCCTGTCTGCAACCAGAAATTCTAAGGGTGCTTTAAATAGCAACCGCTATTCATATATCTCATCTTCTGGTTCTTCAGTGCAATACCCAGGAACATTGGCTCCAGAAAGAACTCCAAAGatctgttcttcttccaactcACCAAAATTTGGCAAACCATCAGAAGGAAACTTTGACATGCAATGCATCCCCGAAACATTTTCTGCGGTTACATCATCTTTCACTCTACCGACAGCCGATAATATTTCCTTTCAAATCTCAAGTAATTCTGATTCCGAGAATAACTCGCCAAATAATCACGTTCCTCTATTGCAAAGGACAGTCTCTGATATAAAACTAAACTCAAAGAAAAGTCTTGTTAAAAGATCAACATCTTTATCATCGCAACGTTCACAGTTAAAAAGATCTAATGCTATACGTTGTAAAGGCGGAATGCTTGAATATTTCACCAAGGCAGGCTTGAAGCTAAAGAGATATCTAAAAAAACTCTACTTTACAGTTAAACGAAGATTATTTTCTTACAAGCACCGCAGATTGAGCAAGAGtgacaagaaaaaaacgaCATCACATCTTATGCGTTCGAATGGATATCTGGCGAACATAAAAAGGTCTCAAACTATAAGATCCTTAGCTTCTCATCTCGAAAGCAACCATCTTCCTGTTACTACACCAACtaaatttcaaaatattaaCAATGATGATCTGAAGACACCGGGTGCAACTCATCATTCTCTAAGGAGAACTCCATCCTCGATTAAAAGAGCGGCTTCTATTTTGGTTACTAATAACTCAATTACTGATTCAAAGAATAAACATGACGTTGCAAGAAATTATTCGAACAAACTAGTTCGTTCACAACCATCTTTAAACCTTAACATGGCAGTAAGACAACCATCTATTGTTGTTAAAAACAAGGTAATTCCGCTATCTAGATTTGATAACAAAAGCTATTGTATCCGtgaggaagatgaggaggaagaggaagatgcTGAGGATGAGTATATCATTGATACGAATAAAATGCAATCTCTGTGCTCAGATATGGATTCTATTACTTCTTCACTACATGATGAGTCCATTTTCCAAGACGCGTTAAGCTATTCTTCGTCGGCAGAATCACTCCCAGAATCGGTAAAAGTGACAAACGCTAGAAAAGCGTGGGACTCTTATCTTCGCGCCGTAATCTCTCAAAGGATACAGATGCGACTACAAATTGCAAAGTTCCAAGCTTCTCAAGACAATGATGTATACAAAGAGCTGCTAGAGGCCATTACAACAGATTATGAATCAGATGCTATCTTTTCAAACGAAGAATCTCATACGGAAGAAGAATCCATCTCCAAATCTGAGTATGATTCTGGGTCCGATATTGAGTCTTTACATCCTCTTTCTCCAGCACCTGAATCAATTAAAAGCACACCACTTATTATCCCACAGAGCTTCTGTGACAGTTTCACCTCTCTGTCCAACTTTCAATCCTCTGTTCAAACTAGCGTTCGTAGAACTCTAACGCTGCCAGTAGGAATTACAATTTAG
- the TGS1 gene encoding RNA methyltransferase: MSWLIKFYPDLSCFEGIDGINNTKIRHRLKKLFYNDSYRVYPYEKPQERSLYKYWKNRRTIFKLIDEGDIFLTDELWFSVTPENLAQFTASYIRHCLPHAKYVVDVFCGGGGNVIQFARLFDKVYGVDSNIDHLYCTYKNAQCYEVTDKVNLIYGDWEAVLNKTLKNKINQKQDCIFASPPWGGVNYLKQDTYDLEKHLEPVSLSKLLVLLFKLCDNVVLFLPRNSNLDQLSAITEELLGPGEKCKVVYVKDNGYMKGILVFWGRPFYDFSDQYPEGNDNAPKLEQERDINIRMEDLY; this comes from the coding sequence ATGTCTTGGCTTATAAAATTCTATCCGGATCTCAGCTGTTTTGAAGGTATTGATGGTATCAATAATACTAAAATAAGGCATCGTCTAAAGAAACTTTTCTACAATGACAGCTACCGAGTATATCCATACGAGAAACCTCAAGAGAGATCACTTTATAAATACTGGAAAAATAGGCGTACCATTTTCAAACTTATTGATGAAGGTGATATCTTCTTAACAGATGAATTATGGTTCAGCGTAACTCCAGAGAACCTTGCTCAATTCACTGCAAGCTACATAAGACATTGTCTACCGCATGCTAAATACGTTGTTGATGTATTTTGTGGGGGTGGAGGAAATGTCATACAATTTGCAAGACTATTTGATAAGGTATATGGGGTCGATTCTAACATCGATCATTTGTATTGCACTTATAAAAATGCTCAGTGTTACGAAGTAACTGATAAAGTTAACTTAATATACGGGGATTGGGAAGCTGTGCTGAAcaaaactttgaaaaacaaaatcaaccAGAAGCAAGACTGCATTTTCGCATCCCCTCCTTGGGGTGGTGTTAATTATTTAAAGCAGGACACCTATGATTTAGAAAAACATTTGGAACCGGTCTCTCTTTCTAAGCTtttagttcttcttttcaagttaTGCGACAACgttgttttatttcttccGAGAAATTCTAATTTGGATCAACTGTCTGCTATTACCGAAGAACTTTTGGGTCCAGGCGAAAAGTGCAAAGTAGTGTATGTTAAAGACAATGGCTACATGAAAGGGATTTTAGTGTTTTGGGGTAGGCCCTTTTACGATTTTTCCGACCAATATCCAGAGGGTAACGACAATGCACCAAAGTtagaacaagaaagagatattAACATAAGAATGGAGGATTTATATTAA